The following proteins come from a genomic window of Nostoc sp. ATCC 53789:
- a CDS encoding CO2 hydration protein: protein MTAIKTAIKLPPSTHEFADVIHRLEAGGAMLPDTPENLMQIIGLYKAYAVPMDFYWRDLLYIAENEFLNPVPFFKYFLPKEYLELHNHYAGDDADLRIWRGEATAHPELLAFMEKGETFKMPKLLHHLFHDRINMEFAEACMRAMLWHRGMGGQFDPYLDSDEYKANADRAIKAYFQGNPVMLGLYKLFPDMFLEQCRQMSYYANLGLFWEVMAPVFFEMSDRYDEGTISTVPEAMSFLVNGIFAIAGRPIYHHVYIRGECYEIIPKSKGFMWLYEAALPYVEAVFYRTAPFRGTKSYNAQARQVPEDQKDFHFGILYADVFPVGTAGIPPTLLMQDMLHFLPPYLVDYYSQHCRGEEDMLIQLGVSFQRSMYCVTSAVIQALRTALLYPLDDQNPKHLQANRDFFEMQLNRFTRSDYNIRDAARLGSIQKQDYR from the coding sequence ATGACAGCAATTAAAACAGCAATTAAATTACCTCCTTCAACGCACGAATTTGCCGATGTAATTCATCGCTTAGAAGCAGGCGGTGCAATGTTACCCGATACTCCAGAAAATTTGATGCAAATCATCGGTTTATATAAAGCTTATGCTGTGCCGATGGATTTTTACTGGCGCGACCTACTTTATATTGCTGAAAACGAGTTTTTAAACCCGGTTCCCTTCTTTAAATACTTCTTACCCAAAGAGTATTTAGAACTTCATAATCATTATGCTGGTGATGATGCTGATTTACGAATTTGGCGCGGCGAAGCTACTGCACATCCAGAACTTTTGGCATTTATGGAAAAGGGTGAAACCTTCAAAATGCCGAAGTTATTGCATCACTTGTTCCACGATCGCATCAACATGGAGTTTGCGGAAGCTTGTATGCGGGCGATGTTATGGCACAGAGGGATGGGCGGACAATTTGACCCTTACCTAGATTCAGACGAATACAAAGCTAACGCTGACCGAGCAATTAAAGCTTATTTCCAAGGAAACCCAGTAATGCTGGGTCTTTACAAGCTGTTCCCCGATATGTTTTTGGAACAGTGCCGCCAGATGTCATACTACGCTAATCTGGGCTTATTCTGGGAAGTCATGGCCCCGGTATTCTTTGAAATGTCCGATCGCTATGATGAAGGTACGATTAGCACCGTCCCAGAGGCAATGAGCTTCTTAGTTAATGGTATATTTGCGATCGCAGGTCGTCCCATTTACCATCACGTTTATATTCGTGGTGAATGCTACGAAATTATCCCCAAATCCAAGGGTTTCATGTGGCTATATGAAGCAGCATTACCTTATGTAGAAGCAGTTTTCTACCGCACCGCACCCTTCCGAGGGACAAAATCTTATAATGCTCAAGCGCGTCAAGTACCAGAAGACCAAAAAGACTTTCACTTTGGTATTCTTTACGCTGATGTATTTCCAGTGGGTACTGCTGGCATTCCCCCGACATTATTAATGCAAGATATGTTGCATTTTTTGCCCCCGTATCTTGTTGATTACTACAGCCAACATTGCCGGGGTGAAGAAGATATGTTGATTCAGTTGGGAGTTAGTTTTCAACGCTCAATGTACTGTGTTACTTCTGCGGTAATTCAAGCTTTGCGAACTGCACTTTTATATCCTTTAGATGACCAAAATCCCAAACATTTACAAGCCAATCGAGATTTTTTTGAAATGCAGCTAAATCGCTTTACTCGATCCGACTATAATATTCGTGATGCTGCTCGTTTAGGGAGTATTCAAAAGCAAGATTATAGATAA
- a CDS encoding NADH-quinone oxidoreductase subunit M, whose product MLSVLIWLPILAAALIAILPASFPKHRIRLTALILSGIVLSWNIFILLKFDIVNPGMQFKEYLPWNETLGLSYQIGVDGLSILMLVLNSLLTWISIYTSSKETERPRLFYSMILLVSGGVAGAFLAENLLLFFLFYELELIPFYLLISIWGGAKRGYAGMKFLIYTAVSGALILATFLGMVWLSGSTNFAFDSVSTENLSTAKQILLLAGIVLGFGIKIPLVPFHTWLPDAYVEASAPIAILLGGVLAKLGTYGLLRFGLGMFPHAWSIIAPTLAIWGAISAIYGAVIAIAQKDIKRMVAYSSVGHMGYILLAAAASTPLALVGAVAQMFSHGIILAILFHLVGVVEAKVGTRELDKLNGLMSPIRGLPLISALLVLGGMASAGIPGLTGFIAEFIVFQGSFSAFPIPTILCVVASGLTAVYFVILLNRTCFGRLDNFAYYPKVLWSEKIPALILAAFIIFLGVQPTWLVRWSESTTTTMVAAIPSLEKTVISEVALK is encoded by the coding sequence ATGTTAAGTGTTTTGATTTGGCTCCCTATTTTAGCCGCCGCTCTGATAGCAATATTACCTGCAAGTTTCCCTAAGCATCGTATTCGTTTAACAGCATTAATTTTATCAGGTATAGTTCTTTCTTGGAACATATTTATCCTGCTAAAGTTTGATATTGTCAACCCAGGAATGCAATTTAAAGAGTATTTGCCCTGGAATGAAACCCTGGGTTTGAGTTATCAAATAGGTGTGGATGGGCTTTCTATATTAATGTTGGTGTTAAATAGTCTACTAACCTGGATTTCTATTTACACCAGTAGTAAAGAAACTGAACGTCCTCGGCTGTTCTACTCCATGATTTTATTAGTGAGTGGAGGGGTTGCAGGTGCTTTTCTCGCGGAGAATTTGCTGCTATTCTTCCTATTCTACGAACTAGAATTAATCCCTTTCTACTTACTAATTTCCATTTGGGGAGGAGCAAAACGGGGTTATGCTGGGATGAAATTCCTGATTTATACTGCGGTTTCAGGAGCATTAATTCTGGCAACATTCTTAGGTATGGTATGGCTGAGTGGTTCTACCAATTTTGCTTTTGATTCAGTCTCTACAGAAAATCTGTCAACAGCAAAACAAATCCTTTTACTAGCGGGAATAGTCTTAGGTTTTGGGATTAAAATCCCCTTAGTTCCCTTCCATACTTGGCTACCCGATGCTTACGTTGAGGCTTCAGCACCAATTGCCATTCTTCTCGGTGGCGTGTTGGCAAAGCTGGGAACTTATGGATTGCTGCGATTTGGTTTGGGGATGTTTCCCCATGCTTGGAGCATTATTGCACCGACTCTGGCAATTTGGGGAGCAATCAGCGCTATCTATGGGGCAGTAATTGCGATCGCTCAAAAAGATATCAAGCGCATGGTAGCATACAGTTCCGTCGGCCACATGGGCTATATTTTGTTAGCTGCTGCTGCTAGTACTCCCTTAGCACTCGTTGGTGCAGTCGCCCAAATGTTTAGTCACGGTATCATCCTGGCGATTCTCTTCCACTTGGTGGGAGTTGTAGAAGCCAAAGTCGGAACGCGCGAGTTAGATAAACTCAATGGTTTGATGAGTCCCATACGCGGCTTACCTCTAATTAGTGCCTTACTAGTTTTAGGCGGGATGGCTAGTGCAGGTATTCCCGGTTTAACAGGATTTATTGCCGAATTTATCGTCTTTCAAGGTAGTTTCTCTGCCTTTCCCATCCCGACAATTTTGTGTGTAGTGGCTAGTGGATTAACCGCAGTTTATTTTGTCATCCTTCTCAACCGCACCTGTTTTGGCAGACTCGATAACTTCGCCTACTATCCCAAAGTCCTTTGGTCTGAGAAAATCCCAGCTTTAATTTTGGCAGCTTTCATCATCTTTTTGGGAGTACAACCCACTTGGTTAGTGCGTTGGAGTGAATCTACAACTACAACAATGGTGGCTGCAATTCCCTCTTTGGAAAAAACCGTAATCTCTGAAGTAGCGCTGAAGTAA
- a CDS encoding class I SAM-dependent methyltransferase: MPKQSIGLDDQLYNYLLSVSLREPEILLKLRQETANHPRSTMQISPEQGQFMRLLVQLIGAKKTLEVGVFTGYSSLSVALALPDDGKIIAADVSEEFTAIARRYWQEAGVAHKIDLRLAPGLETLDQLLATGQGETFDFAFIDADKENYDGYYERSLQLLRPGGLIAIDNVLWSGQVADPENQDESTQSIRALNEKLHHDERVTLSLVPIADGLTLAIKRS; encoded by the coding sequence ATGCCAAAACAGTCTATAGGTCTTGACGATCAACTCTATAATTACCTTTTATCCGTTTCATTGCGGGAACCAGAGATTCTTTTGAAGTTGCGCCAAGAAACTGCCAATCATCCCAGAAGCACAATGCAGATTTCACCAGAACAAGGGCAGTTTATGAGACTGCTAGTACAGCTGATTGGAGCCAAAAAAACCCTAGAAGTTGGTGTATTTACAGGTTATAGCTCGCTCTCAGTTGCTTTAGCACTTCCTGATGATGGTAAAATTATTGCTGCTGATGTGAGTGAAGAATTTACTGCGATCGCTCGCCGATATTGGCAAGAAGCCGGAGTTGCCCATAAAATCGATCTACGATTGGCCCCAGGTTTAGAAACTTTAGATCAGCTGTTGGCAACTGGACAAGGCGAGACATTTGATTTTGCTTTTATTGATGCTGATAAAGAAAATTATGATGGATATTATGAGCGATCGCTGCAATTATTGCGTCCAGGTGGATTGATTGCGATTGATAATGTTTTATGGTCAGGACAAGTTGCTGACCCGGAAAATCAAGATGAAAGCACCCAATCAATTCGCGCACTCAATGAGAAGTTACATCATGATGAACGGGTAACACTCTCCCTTGTCCCCATTGCCGATGGACTTACCTTAGCCATCAAGCGGTCTTAG
- a CDS encoding carbonic anhydrase has translation MSIRNTQINLSRRGLLKFSAGAIGTGVLTVGLSSNLLAAEKKAPAAPAEDEINPDKALQELLDGNDRFVKSKRRNPHQTRSRLVEVAKGQKPFASVLGCADSRVPSEIVFDQGLGDLFVCRVAGNIATPEEIGSLEFGSLVLGTKVIMVVGHEKCGAVDAAIKGAQVPGQIGSLLEAIKPSVESSKGKSGDRLENACKANILAQIEKLKSSTVLSELIKAEKLKIVGGYYDLDTGRISLVN, from the coding sequence ATGAGCATACGAAATACCCAAATCAATCTTTCCAGAAGAGGTTTATTGAAGTTTAGTGCAGGTGCGATCGGTACAGGGGTATTGACAGTTGGACTTAGCTCAAACTTACTTGCAGCCGAAAAAAAAGCCCCAGCAGCGCCAGCAGAAGATGAGATTAATCCCGATAAGGCATTGCAAGAATTACTAGATGGGAATGATAGATTTGTTAAATCAAAACGGCGCAATCCTCACCAAACACGTTCACGTTTAGTCGAAGTTGCCAAAGGTCAAAAGCCATTTGCTTCTGTTCTCGGTTGTGCAGATTCACGAGTGCCTTCAGAGATTGTCTTTGACCAAGGACTTGGAGATTTATTTGTCTGCCGTGTAGCTGGTAATATTGCCACACCAGAAGAAATTGGTAGCTTAGAATTTGGCAGCTTAGTATTAGGTACTAAAGTAATCATGGTAGTGGGGCATGAAAAATGTGGTGCGGTAGATGCTGCAATCAAAGGCGCTCAAGTACCAGGACAAATTGGAAGTTTGCTTGAAGCAATTAAACCAAGTGTAGAAAGCTCCAAAGGAAAATCAGGAGATAGGTTAGAAAACGCTTGTAAAGCAAATATTCTGGCACAAATTGAAAAATTGAAATCATCCACAGTTTTATCTGAACTAATCAAGGCAGAGAAGCTAAAAATAGTCGGTGGATATTACGATTTAGATACTGGGAGAATTAGTTTAGTGAATTAG
- a CDS encoding CDP-alcohol phosphatidyltransferase family protein — translation MNLTLIPGGLVLFRFLISPFLLLGAWDGKTSIWFIVGFVAAFLSDIFDGIIARKLGVSTAQLRQADSWADVCLFSCIFVSAWIVHQDILVTYSVPLLMIVFAQLLWWAVNLVKYGKPASYHTYSAKFWGITLFIAIIALFGFDYAGVTLWLTCIAGTIHSLEEIAMTLILPVWTHDVLSIFHALNIRQESLTPITK, via the coding sequence ATGAATCTCACATTAATTCCCGGTGGTCTTGTTCTATTTCGCTTTTTGATATCTCCATTCCTCCTGTTAGGTGCCTGGGATGGCAAAACCAGTATTTGGTTCATAGTCGGTTTTGTTGCAGCCTTTCTCTCAGATATTTTTGATGGCATTATTGCGCGAAAACTAGGTGTCAGTACTGCCCAATTGCGCCAAGCTGATAGTTGGGCTGATGTCTGCCTTTTTAGCTGTATCTTTGTGAGTGCGTGGATAGTTCATCAAGATATTCTCGTTACTTATAGCGTACCTTTGCTAATGATTGTTTTTGCTCAATTGCTGTGGTGGGCGGTGAATTTAGTGAAATATGGTAAACCCGCTAGCTATCACACCTACTCTGCAAAATTTTGGGGAATCACTCTTTTTATTGCGATTATTGCCCTGTTTGGCTTTGATTACGCTGGAGTTACCTTATGGCTGACTTGTATTGCTGGCACAATTCACAGCCTTGAAGAAATTGCTATGACGCTAATATTGCCAGTTTGGACACATGATGTTTTAAGCATTTTTCATGCCCTGAATATTCGTCAAGAATCACTAACACCAATTACTAAATAA
- a CDS encoding NAD(P)H-quinone oxidoreductase subunit F — MAQFLLETVWLVPCYALIGGLLAVPWSPGIIRKTGPRPAGYINLVMTFLAFVHSAIALQATWNQPAQEVFIPWLSTAGLDLTIALEISSVSVGALVVITGLNLLAQIYAIGYMEMDWGWGRFYSLLGLFEAGLCALVLCNNLFFSYVILEVLTLGTYLLVGLWFSQPLVVSGARDAFLTKRVGDLFLLMGVLALWPLAGTWSYPELAKWAATANVNPTTMALVGLALIAGPMGKCAQFPLHLWLDEAMEGPVPSTILRNSVVVASGAWVLIKLQPVLSLSPIVSSAMVAIGVVTAVGASLIAIAQVDLKRCQSYSVSAYMGLVFIAVGTQQDEAALLLVLTHAISAALLVMSTGGIIWNSITQDVTQLGGLWTRRPISAIAFIVGTLGLIGFPPLGSFWALVKLADGLWETQPWLVGVVITVNALTAVSLTREFGLIFGGKATQMSQRSPEAHWPMILPMVILLAFSLHLPLVLQSLSLLPDWATLNKDVVLLLIWSSISGCSITGVVYLGNIPKPIRLPWKGLQDLFAYDFYTPKLYRITIIFGVAKISQLADMIDRFVVDGIVNLVGLFSLLGGESLKYSTSGQTQFYALTVLLGVSVLGIWVAWPFWGVQFLNLIFPISTVG, encoded by the coding sequence ATGGCTCAGTTTCTACTTGAGACTGTTTGGCTAGTTCCTTGCTACGCCTTAATAGGTGGCTTGTTAGCAGTGCCTTGGTCGCCGGGAATCATTCGGAAAACGGGGCCAAGACCGGCGGGTTATATAAACTTGGTGATGACATTTTTGGCGTTTGTACATAGTGCGATCGCCTTACAAGCAACTTGGAATCAACCAGCCCAAGAAGTATTTATTCCTTGGTTATCTACAGCTGGTTTAGACCTCACTATTGCTTTAGAAATATCCTCAGTGAGTGTCGGCGCTTTAGTTGTGATTACTGGTTTGAATTTGCTGGCGCAGATTTATGCCATCGGTTACATGGAGATGGATTGGGGTTGGGGACGCTTCTATTCTTTATTAGGATTATTTGAAGCTGGACTATGTGCCCTGGTTCTGTGTAATAACTTGTTCTTCAGCTATGTAATTTTGGAAGTCCTCACACTGGGAACCTATCTACTAGTTGGCTTATGGTTTAGCCAGCCGTTGGTAGTCTCAGGTGCCAGAGATGCTTTCTTAACCAAGCGGGTAGGAGACTTATTCTTGCTGATGGGCGTGTTGGCATTATGGCCCCTAGCTGGAACTTGGAGTTATCCAGAACTAGCTAAGTGGGCGGCGACTGCTAACGTCAACCCGACAACAATGGCCCTGGTAGGTTTAGCCTTAATTGCCGGGCCAATGGGTAAATGTGCCCAGTTCCCACTGCATTTGTGGTTGGATGAAGCAATGGAAGGCCCAGTTCCCAGTACAATTTTGCGGAATTCGGTAGTGGTTGCTAGTGGTGCATGGGTGCTGATTAAACTGCAACCTGTGTTAAGCCTGTCGCCCATAGTTTCCTCCGCTATGGTGGCCATTGGGGTAGTGACGGCAGTAGGTGCTTCTTTAATTGCGATCGCTCAAGTTGATCTTAAACGCTGCCAATCCTATTCTGTCAGTGCATACATGGGTTTAGTATTCATTGCCGTGGGAACGCAACAAGATGAAGCAGCACTGTTGTTAGTACTTACTCATGCTATATCCGCAGCCCTATTGGTGATGAGTACCGGCGGAATTATTTGGAATAGCATCACCCAAGATGTCACCCAATTAGGCGGATTGTGGACACGTCGCCCGATTTCAGCAATAGCCTTTATCGTCGGGACTTTGGGATTAATTGGTTTTCCACCATTGGGTAGTTTTTGGGCGTTAGTGAAACTAGCAGATGGGTTGTGGGAAACGCAACCTTGGTTAGTGGGAGTAGTGATAACGGTGAACGCTTTGACAGCCGTGAGTTTAACCAGAGAATTTGGTTTAATTTTTGGTGGTAAAGCTACACAAATGAGTCAGCGATCGCCTGAAGCACACTGGCCAATGATTTTACCAATGGTAATTTTACTTGCCTTTAGTCTACATCTTCCTTTAGTGTTGCAAAGCTTATCACTTTTACCTGATTGGGCAACTTTAAACAAAGATGTCGTACTACTTTTAATTTGGTCGAGTATTTCCGGTTGTAGCATCACTGGTGTGGTTTATTTAGGCAATATTCCTAAACCAATTCGCCTCCCTTGGAAAGGTCTACAAGACTTGTTCGCATACGACTTTTATACCCCCAAACTCTATCGAATAACCATTATTTTTGGCGTTGCCAAAATTTCCCAACTTGCCGATATGATTGACCGCTTTGTTGTCGATGGTATCGTTAATTTGGTTGGTTTATTTTCGCTATTAGGTGGCGAAAGTTTAAAATACAGCACCTCTGGACAAACCCAATTTTACGCTTTAACTGTCTTACTAGGAGTGAGCGTTTTAGGAATATGGGTAGCTTGGCCATTTTGGGGAGTGCAGTTTTTAAATTTGATTTTTCCAATTTCGACAGTTGGGTAG